From the genome of Propionispora vibrioides, one region includes:
- a CDS encoding T6SS immunity protein Tdi1 domain-containing protein: MMFEKFCSEFKVNVKNEEPILLSEELEMYFNKSNGAIEFLRQYSGETFKEGLYRIHKTDQIAKWNAIIKSAFPEVSKNIICFSYDWLGRHFAIDFGRLDKNEPLILMLEPGTGEALEIPATFMSFHEEELVEYQEAVLATEFFKQWKEQNEGILLPNKCIGYKVPLFLGGEDSLVNLEMNDMEVYWEICGQLLNKVRNLPSGTKMEDIIIS; the protein is encoded by the coding sequence ATGATGTTTGAAAAATTTTGTAGTGAATTTAAAGTCAATGTGAAGAATGAAGAACCCATTTTGCTTAGTGAAGAATTGGAGATGTATTTTAATAAATCAAATGGCGCAATAGAATTTTTACGACAGTATTCGGGCGAAACATTCAAAGAAGGTTTATATAGAATTCATAAGACAGATCAAATTGCGAAATGGAATGCAATTATAAAGAGTGCTTTTCCTGAAGTCTCAAAAAATATTATATGTTTTTCGTATGACTGGTTAGGTCGTCATTTTGCAATAGATTTTGGAAGATTAGACAAGAATGAACCGTTAATTCTTATGTTAGAGCCAGGGACAGGGGAGGCTCTTGAGATACCCGCAACTTTTATGTCCTTTCATGAAGAGGAATTAGTTGAGTATCAAGAGGCTGTATTAGCGACAGAATTTTTTAAGCAATGGAAAGAGCAAAATGAGGGAATTCTATTGCCCAATAAATGTATTGGATACAAAGTACCTCTTTTTCTAGGTGGAGAAGACTCTTTAGTAAATTTAGAAATGAATGATATGGAAGTGTACTGGGAAATATGTGGACAATTACTAAATAAAGTACGTAATTTGCCATCAGGAACGAAAATGGAGGATATAATCATATCTTAA
- a CDS encoding DUF1833 family protein, which yields MLNLSVAGMLEKSQLSSDGVWLLLVEVMLPDSPESLRLVRNNEDISWSGHAWTAFNFKLGDITEDNKGKPQSIPLQISNMTQTVQAYVEANSGLTGTTVILRVVHSQHLDNASPELEEVFTVQSTTCDSQWITFYLGCEISIQRRFPPRRVLKNFCAWRDQYKGIECGYNGSLAECDGTLQACRLRGNSVRYGGEPSIPEGGLYA from the coding sequence ATGCTGAACTTATCGGTAGCCGGTATGCTGGAGAAAAGTCAATTGTCCAGTGACGGCGTGTGGCTCTTGCTGGTGGAGGTGATGCTGCCCGATTCGCCTGAGTCGCTGCGGCTGGTCCGCAATAACGAAGACATTAGCTGGAGTGGCCATGCCTGGACAGCCTTTAATTTTAAACTGGGTGATATCACTGAAGACAATAAAGGCAAACCGCAATCCATTCCGCTCCAGATTTCGAATATGACGCAAACCGTCCAGGCCTATGTGGAGGCTAATAGTGGTCTGACCGGTACGACAGTTATTCTGAGAGTGGTTCATTCCCAGCACCTGGACAATGCTTCACCGGAACTGGAAGAGGTCTTTACTGTGCAGTCGACGACTTGTGACAGTCAATGGATCACCTTCTATCTTGGTTGTGAAATATCTATTCAACGGCGTTTTCCTCCCAGGCGAGTGCTAAAAAATTTCTGCGCCTGGCGTGATCAATACAAGGGGATAGAGTGCGGCTATAACGGGTCGTTGGCAGAGTGCGACGGAACGCTGCAAGCTTGCCGCTTGCGAGGTAATTCGGTTCGCTATGGCGGTGAGCCCAGTATTCCCGAAGGAGGCCTCTATGCATAG
- a CDS encoding C40 family peptidase, whose protein sequence is MHSMNGVFTDLIGLPFVDGGRDPAVGLDCWGLSTEVFRRHGVKLPDYKISCEEASLISHKVNEQRPHWRRCTGEIPVPALVVIRFAVYCDHTGVYIGNGRFIHTRKGVGVNIDRIDSPAWVKRIEGFYVPEVLP, encoded by the coding sequence ATGCATAGCATGAATGGAGTTTTTACCGATCTCATCGGTCTTCCTTTTGTCGATGGCGGACGGGATCCGGCTGTCGGGCTGGATTGCTGGGGGTTGTCGACAGAGGTTTTTCGGCGCCATGGCGTGAAATTGCCGGACTACAAGATATCCTGTGAAGAGGCCAGCTTGATTTCTCATAAAGTAAACGAACAAAGACCGCATTGGCGCAGGTGTACCGGGGAAATTCCGGTTCCTGCGCTTGTTGTTATCCGGTTTGCCGTTTACTGTGATCATACCGGGGTGTACATCGGTAACGGCCGGTTTATTCACACTCGCAAAGGGGTCGGCGTTAACATTGATCGTATCGACAGTCCGGCCTGGGTCAAGCGGATTGAAGGCTTCTATGTACCGGAGGTGTTGCCATGA